Proteins from a genomic interval of Euleptes europaea isolate rEulEur1 chromosome 18, rEulEur1.hap1, whole genome shotgun sequence:
- the LOC130489360 gene encoding olfactory receptor 6J1-like, with translation MDNHTGQEDFVLLGFLIGCNAKILVAVVLLAIYLLTLLGNMSVLLIIAITTRLHTPMYFFLANLSLLDFAFSTVTVPSFLRNLLSGIQTISFAGCMAQSYFYFFLSTVEYFLLTCMSYDRYVAICNPLRYPAIMNSHVCVQVVLFCWVGGFCSVFYPTLIITRLSYCKSNVIDHFFCDSEPLLKLSCTDTRLIQLVTFLLSSLVILCSLVLTVISYAYIVSAILRIPTGAGRKKAFNTCAAHLTLFLMSTAVSILLYVIPSEKSSLGARKIPALLSSIVNPFLSPFIYTLRNDLFQGVLVEIFGQGKAVMAQKLQKLLVNHV, from the coding sequence ATGGATAACCACACCGGACAAGAAGACTTTGTCCTCTTGGGCTTTCTGATTGGATGCAACGCAAAGATTTTGGTGGCAGTGGTCCTCCTGGCAATCTATCTCTTGACACTGCTTGGCAACATGTCCGTTTTGCTCATCATTGCCATCACAACCCGCCTCCacacccccatgtacttcttccttgCCAACCTCTCTTTGCTGGACTTTGCTTTTTCTACAGTGACAGTTCCCAGCTTCCTGAGGAACCTCCTCTCTGGCATCCAGACCATCTCCTTTGCCGGTTGCATGGCCCAGTCCTACTTCTACTTCTTTCTGAGCACAGTGGAATATTTCCTCTTGACATGCATGTCCTATGACCGCTATGTTGCCATATGCAACCCCTTGCGTTACCCCGCCATCATGAACAGCCACGTGTGTGTCCAGGTCGTGTTGTTTTGCTGGGTGGGTGGGTTTTGCTCTGTCTTTTACCCGACGCTCATAATCACTAGGTTGTCTTATTGCAAGTCAAACGTCATCGACCACTTTTTCTGTGATAGTGAACCTCTGCTGAAACTCTCATGTACCGACACACGCCTGATACAGCTGGTCACTTTTCTGTTGTCATCTCTCGTCATCCTCTGCTCTTTGGTTTTGACGGTCATCTCCTACGCTTACATCGTCTCTGCCATTTTGCGTATCCCCACGGGCGCAGGCCGAAAGAAGGCCTTCAACACATGTGCCGCTCATCTCACTTTGTTTCTAATGTCTACAGCTGTCTCCATCTTACTGTATGTGATTCCATCTGAGAAATCCTCTTTGGGGGCTCGCAAAATCCCAGCACTACTCAGCAGTATTGTCAATCCATTTCTGAGCCCCTTTATATACACTCTGAGGAATGATTTGTTCCAAGGAGTCCTAGTTGAGATTTTTGGTCAGGGCAAAGCAGTTATGGCTCAGAAGTTGCAGAAGTTGCTGGTGAATCACgtgtag
- the LOC130490237 gene encoding olfactory receptor 6J1-like, translating into MENQSLSEFILMGFSVGRQAEILLAVLFLAIYITSLAGNMAVLLIVLADSRLHTPMYFFLGNVSMLDILFTSVISPQLIWNLFSNDKSISFAGCMAQSYFYFFLGTVEFLLLTSMSYDRYAAVCRPLQYHAIINGRVCIQMLLGSWLGGFLSVLCPTIMITRLSYCKSNVINHFFCDSGPLLDLSCSDTRFIELMDFLLSSLVVLCSLILTLVSYMYIISAIMRISTTTGRSKAFNTCATHLTIISITCSITIFIYVTPSQKETLEVHKVPAVLTTIVCPFLNPFIFTLKNDSVKQALREALKWNKELIAQKTMGFRRKNANFNERGWCRRVRKGFRKYNKVEGITLLVVP; encoded by the coding sequence ATGGAGAACCAGAGCTTGTCCGAATTTATCCTGATGGGCTTTTCGGTTGGCCGTCAAGCCGAGATCCTTCTTGCAGTCCTCTTCCTGGCTATATACATTACATCCCTGGCGGGCAACATGGCTGTCCTCTTAATTGTATTGGCAGACAGTCGGCTCCACACCCCCATGTACTTTTTTCTCGGCAATGTCTCCATGCTAGACATCCTCTTCACTTCTGTTATTAGCCCTCAACTGATATGGAACCTCTTTTCTAATGACAAATCTATCTCTTTTGCCGGCTGCATGGCCCAATCCTATTTCTACTTCTTTCTGGGCACGGTGGAGTTCCTCCTTTTGACGTCCATGTCCTATGACCGCTATGCTGCTGTATGCAGGCCTCTCCAGTACCATGCCATTATCAATGGCCGGGTGTGCATTCAGATGCTGTTGGGTAGCTGGTTGGGTGGGTTCCTCTCTGTCCTTTGTCCCACCATCATGATCACCAGGTTATCGTACTGCAAGTCCAATGTCATCAACCATTTCTTCTGTGACAGTGGCCCCCTGTTGGATCTATCCTGCTCGGACACCCGTTTCATAGAACTGATGGACTTCCTGCTGTCCTCTCTCGTTGTCCTCTGCTCGTTGATCTTGACATTGGTTTCCTACATGTACATCATCTCAGCAATAATGCGCATCTCCACCACCACTGGCCGGTCAAAAGCCTTCAACACCTGCGCTACTCATCTGACCATCATCTCCATCACCTGCAGCATCACCATCTTCATCTATGTCACACCATCCCAGAAGGAGACACTAGAGGTCCACAAGGTACCTGCTGTTCTGACCACCATTGTCTGCCCCTTCCTGAATCCTTTTATCTTCACATTGAAAAATGATAGTGTGAAGCAGGCACTAAGGGAAGCATTAAAGTGGAACAAAGAACTGATTGCTCAAAAAACCATGGGGTTCAGGAGAAAGAATGCCAATTTTAATGAAAGGGGGTGGTGTAGAAGAGTAAGGAAAGGCTTTAGAAAATACAATAAAGTAGAAGGTATCACCTTGCTTGTTGTTCCTTGA
- the LOC130490238 gene encoding olfactory receptor 6J1-like, giving the protein MEDFNSSVTEFILLGFSLGHQGETLLAVVVLAMYITSLAGNMLIFCIVLGNGQLHTPMYFFLCNFSILDIMFTSVISPQLLWNLLSGDKSISLSACITQLYFYFLLGTVEFFLLTSMSYDRYAAVCKPLHYHAIMSGEVCVKIVLACWLCGFLSVLCPIIQISRLSFCSSNTINHFFCDTGPLLELSCTNTRFIELMDFMLSSLVIVGSAILTLVSYACIISTILLIRTTTSPMKAFNTCATHLTLVSLSCGIAIFTYVAPSQKETLEAHKVPAILTTIVCPFLNPFLFTLKNDSVKEALRKTAQKISDMIMESILASSKGKTFVLGKSL; this is encoded by the coding sequence ATGGAGGACTTCAATAGCAGTGTCACTGAATTCATCCTGTTGGGTTTCTCCCTTGGGCATCAAGGAGAGACCCTTCTCGCTGTGGTCGTCCTAGCCATGTACATCACGTCCCTGGCTGGCAACATGCTAATCTTCTGCATTGTGTTGGGAAACGGTCAGCTCCACACGCCCATGTATTTTTTCCTATGCAACTTCTCCATATTAGACATTATGTTCACCTCCGTTATCAGTCCGCAGCTGTTGTGGAACCTCCTTTCTGGTGATAAATCAATCTCCTTGTCGGCCTGCATCACCCAACTCTACTTCTACTTCTTGTTGGGCACGGTGGAGTTTTTCCTCTTGACGTCCATGTCATACGATCGCTATGCAGCAGTTTGTAAACCTCTGCATTATCATGCCATCATGAGTGGTGAGGTGTGTGTTAAGATAGTTCTGGCTTGTTGGTTGTGTGGGTTCCTCTCCGTCCTCTGTCCCATCATCCAGATTAGCAGGTTGTCCTTCTGCAGCTCCAACACCATCAACCATTTTTTCTGTGACACTGGGCCTCTGCTAGAGCTGTCCTGCACCAACACCCGTTTCATTGAACTGATGGACTTCATGCTGTCCTCTCTTGTGATTGTGGGTTCTGCCATCCTGACCTTAGTTTCATATGCATGTATCATCTCAACAATTCTGCTCATCCGTACCACCACCAGCCCTATGAAGGCCTTCAACACCTGTGCTACGCACCTCACTTTGGTATCTCTCTCCTGTGGGATCGCCATCTTCACTTATGTAGCGCCTTCACAGAAAGAGACACTGGAGGCCCACAAAGTACCAGCCATTCTGACCACTATTGTCTGCCCCTTTTTGAACCCATTCCTTTTCACTCTGAAAAATGATTCTGTCAAGGAGGCCCTGAGGAAGACCGCTCAGAAGATCTCAGATATGATTATGGAAAGCATTCTGGCTTCCTCAAAAGGAAAGACATTTGTTCTAGGGAAAAGTCTGTAA